One window of the Dendropsophus ebraccatus isolate aDenEbr1 chromosome 12, aDenEbr1.pat, whole genome shotgun sequence genome contains the following:
- the LOC138768666 gene encoding olfactory receptor 5V1-like — MCNSRNKMYRKNQTMIDYFILLGFSGAPVLQHVLFAVFFLIYLTTIMGNISIVFAYRLTPSLHTPMYFFLANLSFLEICYISATVPKMLSNFLSAHKTIPFSGCAIQMYCFILLGGAECYLLSMMAYDRYNAICHPLLYGTIMNKRVCIQLVAFSWIGGAINSLINTVLTFSLSFCGNNRINHFFCDIPPIMQLACTATKINEMVLLVACGCVIVSSFILTLTSYTHIITTILKIKSTSGRKKAFSTCTSHLIVVTLSYGSAIFMYFRPKSTYSMEQDKVISALYAFIPPMLNPFIYSLRNGDVKAAVKRIVCHTVMGLKY, encoded by the exons ATGTGCA ATTCACGGAATAAAATGTATAGAAAGAACCAAACTATGATTGACTATTTCATCCTCTTGGGCTTCTCCGGAGCTCCTGTTCTCCAACATGTGCTATTTGCAGTGTTCTTCCTCATCTATCTGACCACCATAATGGGTAATATATCTATAGTCTTTGCCTACAGGCTTACGCCATCTCTtcacaccccaatgtacttctttCTCGCCAATTTATCATTCTTGGAGATCTGTTACATTTCTGCCACTGTTCCCAAAATGTTGTCAAACTTCCTATCAGCCCATAAGACCATCCCGTTCTCCGGATGTGCCATACAGATGTACTGTTTTATACTCCTGGGTGGAGCAGAGTGCTACCTGCTATCAATGATGGCGTATGACCGCTATAACGCCATATGTCATCCCTTGTTATATGGGACCATTATGAATAAAAGAGTGTGTATTCAGCTTGTAGCCTTCTCCTGGATTGGTGGCGCTATAAACTCTTTAATAAATACAGTTCTCACTTTTAGTTTGTCCTTCTGTGGAAATAATAGGATCAATCATTTCTTCTGTGACATCCCACCTATAATGCAGCTGGCCTGTACGGCAACCAAGATAAATGAGATGGTCCTCCTGGTGGCCTGCGGTTGCGTCATTGTCAGCTCCTTCATATTAACCCTCACATCCTACACGCACATCATCACAACCATCCTGAAAATAAAGTCCACATCAGGGAGGAAGAAGGCGTTCTCCACCTGCACTTCTCATCTCATAGTCGTCACTTTGTCTTATGGTTCtgctatttttatgtattttaggcCCAAGTCTACTTACTCAATGGAACAGGACAAGGTTATATCAGCTTTATATGCTTTTATCCCTCCAATGCTCAATCCCTTCATCTACAGCCTCAGGAATGGAGATGTGAAGGCAGCGGTTAAAAGAATAGTGTGTCATACAGTTATGGGTCTGAAATATTAA